One region of Vigna angularis cultivar LongXiaoDou No.4 chromosome 10, ASM1680809v1, whole genome shotgun sequence genomic DNA includes:
- the LOC108345568 gene encoding plant-specific TFIIB-related protein PTF2, producing the protein MSPSCSYCGKTSFIRDDESGALICSSCGCIQQFDQFEAQIGGINGPQGTFIHVGTAGSGSVYSYREKKHFTAKSTIEEVTYSLGLSSKNSDVRSMVYTITDGEFGQGEWFRVLIGACAYVVMRREDRPLPMAEIASTVGCDIYEIGKMIQRVVDFLDLRADFPEFDIVHSLERTIKNSSIFSSVESGVIEKMRKQGVFLIQCAVKWFLSTGRRPLPLVVAVLVFVAELNGVVVVMEELAKEVHAIVSTCRLRYKELLETLVKAAQVLPWGKDVTVKNIIKNAPLVIRYMERKVMLNPGETQEKRKGLDRAAVDLEDVVADCLRHDNEFEYGVDGVTSRKDLQYFSLESKSVGDADRMQISTECLSVMYKKFLDRNRSAESLRGSGNSRKRIIFQFDILECREWWDGKSELSKKLMLKELMKKDVGVDTMPPSFVNGQLKCKMRKEKINAAKLRIKRITHPVDANLGDVFVPLDSSCPKRRRKRKGMVVDDVDWEDLIIETLVLHQVKDEEIEKGHYNTLLDLHVFNSGIV; encoded by the coding sequence ATGTCTCCTTCTTGCAGCTACTGTGGCAAAACCTCATTCATCCGCGACGATGAATCTGGCGCGTTAATATGCTCTTCTTGCGGTTGCATTCAGCAATTCGACCAATTTGAAGCCCAAATCGGCGGCATCAATGGACCCCAGGGTACTTTCATCCATGTCGGCACCGCCGGTTCGGGCAGCGTATACTCTTATAGAGAGAAGAAACACTTTACCGCAAAAAGCACCATCGAGGAAGTGACCTACAGTCTAGGGTTATCTTCCAAGAACAGCGACGTCAGGAGCATGGTGTACACGATAACCGATGGTGAGTTTGGCCAGGGCGAGTGGTTCCGCGTGCTCATCGGCGCGTGCGCTTATGTTGTCATGCGGAGGGAGGACCGACCCTTGCCCATGGCGGAGATTGCCTCCACGGTGGGGTGCGACATCTATGAAATCGGTAAGATGATTCAGCGTGTTGTTGATTTTTTGGATCTGAGAGCTGATTTTCCGGAGTTTGACATTGTGCATTCGTTGGaaagaacaattaaaaattCGAGTATTTTTTCCTCTGTTGAGAGTGGTGTGATTGAGAAGATGCGGAAACAGGGGGTGTTTTTGATTCAGTGTGCGGTGAAGTGGTTTTTGAGCACCGGCCGCCGGCCCCTTCCGCTGGTGGTGGCGGTCTTGGTGTTTGTGGCGGAGTTGAATGGGGTCGTGGTGGTGATGGAGGAATTGGCTAAGGAAGTTCATGCTATTGTTTCAACTTGTAGGCTTAGATATAAGGAGTTGCTTGAGACGCTTGTGAAGGCTGCGCAAGTGTTGCCTTGGGGTAAGGATGTTACtgttaaaaacattattaagaaTGCGCCTTTGGTGATTCGGTATATGGAGAGGAAGGTTATGTTGAATCCTGGGGAGACTCAGGAGAAGAGGAAGGGTCTTGATCGAGCTGCGGTGGACTTGGAGGATGTGGTTGCTGACTGCTTGAGACATGACAATGAATTTGAATATGGCGTTGATGGCGTGACTTCGCGTAAGGATTTACAGTATTTTTCGTTGGAGAGTAAAAGTGTTGGGGATGCTGACAGGATGCAGATTTCCACTGAATGCTTGTCTGTGATGTATAAGAAGTTTTTAGATCGAAATCGTTCTGCTGAGTCATTGCGAGGGAGCGGGAATTCTCGGAAAaggattatttttcaatttgatattCTGGAGTGTAGGGAGTGGTGGGATGGAAAATCTGAATTGAGCAAGAAGCTTATGCTTAAAGAACTAATGAAGAAGGATGTTGGTGTGGATACAATGCCGCCATCGTTTGTCAATGGTCAATTGAAATGTAAAATGAGGAAGGAGAAAATCAATGCTGCTAAGTTGCGCATAAAAAGAATTACGCATCCAGTAGATGCTAATCTAGGTGATGTTTTTGTCCCTTTAGATAGCTCTTGTCCTaagagaaggaggaagagaaAAGGAATGGTAGTGGACGATGTTGATTGGGAAGACCTTATTATTGAGACCCTTGTTCTTCATCAAGTAAAAGATGAAGAAATTGAGAAGGGGCATTACAATACCTTACTGGATCTACACGTGTTCAACTCTGGCATTGTATGA
- the LOC108344497 gene encoding uncharacterized protein LOC108344497, whose translation MDVDTRSDATRHTDSSDLRKKYSLRTHVGNLTGLINLGKRLKTIKRETFQRRYGNLLNLMEVEVQIPAITALAQYYDSPLRWFTFQDFQLAPTIEEFEHILGLPLEGTTPYQHLKHHASIPTIAAIMKLHPKELEDRMMMRNQLHGLSQGYLEQYLHHLADKEDWETFMDVLALTIYGIVLFPKIKELVDHTAIDVFVASKIRSENPVTAVHADVYGTLSFCQERKGKKILCYLPALYTWMAARMFKEMVDVKSLSKTLSHQELKGKGGNDWVRFLAGLSERSIKWRLPWLENKPDIQHCGSFPNVPLIGVRYCVNYNPLLVQRQFGHSLRGAPSSDYLATLFIYYEDGHFIELLRKVKSAWENMVRAEKDLRDGVVDSRVIYHTWILERVKVVKLPFKLIKDQSASEGPSQASESEELQQLKAEMEKLKVRNARLENELQRARNDLVDMRNDNEEKSCAYENIVKSQKAERDYTFRVKQDLAAASRELSMRVNEKNVALEKGRQWKQLYEEAKRDKREALKRLREAQVQVQESGHQMKEMAT comes from the coding sequence ATGGATGTCGACACAAGATCCGATGCTACACGGCACACCGACTCTTCCGATTTAAGAAAGAAGTATAGTCTAAGGACCCATGTTGGAAATTTGACCGGGCTGATAAACTTGGGCAAAAGGCTTAAGACTATAAAGAGAGAAACCTTTCAGAGAAGATATggaaatttattgaatttaatggAGGTTGAAGTACAAATACCCGCTATCACAGCCTTGGCACAATATTATGATTCTCCGCTTCGATGGTTCACATTTCAAGACTTTCAGTTGGCGCCAACTATAGAGGAGTTCGAGCATATCTTGGGTTTGCCGTTGGAGGGCACCACCCCCTATCAGCATTTAAAGCATCATGCCTCTATACCCACCATTGCTGCCATCATGAAACTACATCCCAAGGAGCTTGAAGACAGGATGATGATGAGGAATCAATTGCATGGGTTATCACAGGGATATCTAGAGCAGTATTTACATCACCTGGCTGATAAAGAGGATTGGGAAACTTTCATGGATGTATTAGCCCTCACCATATATGGCATTGTCTTGTTTCCCAAAATAAAAGAACTCGTGGATCACACCGCAATAGACGTCTTCGTGGCGAGTAAAATCAGATCAGAGAATCCTGTAACAGCAGTTCATGCGGATGTTTATGGGACCTTAAGTTTTTGCcaggagagaaagggaaagaagattCTTTGTTATTTACCGGCGTTGTATACATGGATGGCAGCTCGCATGTTTAAGGAGATGGTCGACGTTAAGAGTCTATCGAAAACGTTGTCACACCAAGAGCTTAAAGGTAAGGGAGGAAACGATTGGGTCCGATTCCTTGCTGGCTTGAGCGAAAGAAGTATAAAATGGCGCCTTCCTTGGCTCGAAAATAAACCGGATATACAGCATTGTGGTAGCTTTCCTAATGTGCCTCTCATAGGTGTCCGGTACTGTGTCAATTACAACCCCCTTTTGGTGCAAAGACAATTCGGGCATTCCCTAAGAGGGGCGCCTTCATCAGACTACCTTGCTACCCTATTCATTTATTACGAAGACGGGCATTTCATCGAACTATTAAGAAAGGTTAAAAGCGCCTGGGAAAATATGGTTCGAGCAGAGAAGGACTTGAGAGATGGAGTAGTGGATAGCAGGGTTATTTATCACACCTGGATTCTGGAGAGAGTGAAAGTAGTCAAGTTGCCTTTCAAGCTAATTAAGGATCAATCAGCTAGTGAAGGACCATCCCAAGCCTCAGAAAGTGAAGAGTTGCAACAATTGAAGGCTGAAATGGAGAAATTGAAGGTGAGGAATGCTAGGTTGGAAAACGAATTACAAAGGGCACGTAATGATCTTGTGGATATGagaaatgataatgaagaaaaGTCGTGCGCTTATGAAAACATTGTCAAAAGCCAAAAGGCTGAGAGGGATTATACATTTCGAGTGAAACAGGATCTAGCGGCCGCGAGTAGGGAATTATCCATGAGGGTAAATGAAAAGAATGTGGCTTTGGAAAAGGGCAGACAGTGGAAACAACTCTATGAAGAAGCCAAGAGAGATAAAAGGGAAGCCCTAAAAAGACTAAGGGAAGCGCAAGTCCAAGTACAAGAATCGGGGCATCAAATGAAGGAAATGGCTACGTAA
- the LOC108344498 gene encoding uncharacterized protein LOC108344498, translating into MYCRKMAAYAHDEELLIHVFQENRLQLQHMTKKDNETFKEYAQRWRELAAQVEPPLIDKEMVSMFVNTLQPPFYEHMVGNVSVNFADTIIIGERIEIGLKNGKIAYGPPAATNYKKPSFNQGKKKEGEVHAASVMMPVWRGRAPDPNYRPYLNPPPYAANTTFAHQVRPQQQQAYYPPQRIPTEALRPATNMGPNLNVGHNNNPRGNQFVKFTPIPMTYTELLPNLVKKGLVAICLMKPVQAPYPRGYDANARCSYHAGGVGHSTEGCFALKYKVQALIDSGWLKFQEDQPSVDTNPLSGHGSSSTNAVEVGNHDPIRDVGEIRSSRRFIFEALLKKGLVKGDYDLGIACALHPEAGHSIEECMEFEIFLQDLLDRNLMQVCRKVREEEVFAQIGGEADVTLPEPLVIHFTRTTPALVTEGNPSVVIRVPTPFPYKNEKVVPWRYGATVLDEGEYANPTVENISGIGGMTRSGRIFTPPELLRTKGREATMAAKAKEFLKGKNVEAEETPDKEEKKEISEEEVGEFLKFIQQSEYKVVEQLNRMPARISLLELLMHSASHRKLLMKILSEAHVEQGISLNKFEGIVGNIVANNYLTFTDEEIPVEGRGHNKALHVSVTCLDHMIARVLVDNGSSLNVMPKATLEKLPNDGTHMKPSSMIVRAFDGSKREVMGEVELPVQVGPCVFQVTFQVMDILLAYSCLLGRPWIHSAGVVPPTLHQKLKYVMGDKLVIVAGEEDFLVSGPSSSRYIEAAEEALETAFQSLEIVGNTYVEPFVVNPHLSRASIMMAKVMLKEGYMHGKGLGKCGQGRAFPLEVVENKNRYGLGYKPTKEDRRRLIKERRERSLARVERREPKVGRIHICDLKESFRSAGWVNAGHIAAVGDEDGLEGSSFVWACSPGAQLDNWKMLDLPVMLNLNKM; encoded by the exons ATGTACTGCAGAAAGATGGCTGCGTATGCTCATGATGAGGAGCTACTCATCCATGTTTTCCAGGAAA ACCGTCTGCAGCTGCAACATATGACAAAAAAGGACAATGAAACTTTCAAAGAGTACGCCCAACGATGGAGAGAGTTGGCTGCGCAAGTTGAGCCGCCGTTGATTGATAAGGAGATGGTGTCGATGTTCGTAAACACACTCCAGCCGCCATTTTATGAGCATATGGTTGGGAATGTATCTGTCAATTTTGCTGACACCATCATCATTGGTGAAAGGATAGAAATTGGATTGAAAAACGGAAAGATAGCATATGGCCCACCCGCAGCTACAAACTACAAAAAGCCCAGCTTCAATCAGGGGAAGAAAAAAGAGGGGGAGGTACATGCTGCGTCGGTAATGATGCCTGTTTGGAGAGGACGAGCTCCCGATCCTAATTATCGACCGTACTTAAACCCACCTCCTTATGCTGCAAACACCACGTTTGCTCACCAAGTTaggcctcaacaacaacaagCGTATTATCCACCGCAGCGTATCCCAACCGAAGCTTTAAGACCGGCTACAAACATGGGCCCAAATCTGAATGTGGGTCACAACAACAACCCAAGGGGAAATCAATTTGTTAAGTTCACTCCAATCCCTATGACTTACACTGAATTGTTACCTAACCTAGTCAAAAAGGGTCTGGTCGCCATTTGCCTGATGAAGCCTGTACAGGCGCCGTACCCTAGGGGTTATGACGCAAATGCCAGGTGTAGTTATCATGCAGGAGGCGTTGGCCACTCGACTGAAGGATGTTTCGCTCTCAAATACAAAGTTCAGGCTCTGATAGATTCGGGTTGGTTAAAGTTTCAAGAGGACCAGCCCAGCGTCGATACTAATCCATTGTCCGGGCACGGGAGTTCCTCGACGAACGCCGTCGAGGTTGGTAACCATGATCCGATAAGAGATGTGGGCGAAATCCGAAGTTCTAGGAGGTTTATCTTTGAAGCTTTGTTGAAGAAAGGCCTAGTGAAGGGCGATTATGATCTGGGTATAGCGTGCGCACTCCATCCGGAGGCCGGGCACTCTATTGAGGAATGTATGGAATTCGAGATTTTTCTACAAGACTTACTTGATAGAAATCTGATGCAAGTGTGCCGCAAGGTCAGAGAGGAAGAAGTATTTGCGCAAATTGGTGGAGAAGCTGATGTGACTCTACCCGAACCTTTGGTGATCCATTTTACTAGGACCACACCTGCACTGGTAACCGAAGGAAATCCATCTGTTGTCATCCGAGTGCCAACTCCTTTCCCTTATAAGAACGAGAAAGTCGTCCCATGGAGATATGGGGCAACTGTATTAGATGAGGGAGAATATGCAAATCCAACTGTGGAAAACATATCAGGCATTGGTGGAATGACCAGAAGTGGTCGAATCTTTACACCACCGGAATTGTTGAGAACCAAAGGTAGGGAAGCAACAATGGCTGCAAAAGCAAAAGAGTTCTTGAAGGGGAAGAACGTGGAGGCCGAGGAGACCCCCGACaaagaggagaagaaagaaatatcTGAAGAAGAAGTTGGTGAATTCCTAAAGTTCATACAACAGAGTGAGTACAAAGTGGTGGAACAGTTGAACCGCATGCCTGCCCGGATCTCCTTGCTAGAATTACTCATGCACTCTGCTTCCCACCGAAAGTTGTTGATGAAGATACTCAGTGAGGCTCATGTGGAGCAAGGTATTTCTTTGAACAAGTTCGAGGGCATTGTTGGCAACATCGTTGCTAATAATTACCTCACCTTCACTGATGAAGAGATACCTGTTGAGGGGAGAGGTCATAACAAAGCTCTTCATGTCTCTGTGACATGCCTGGATCATATGATAGCACGTGTCTTAGTGGATAACGGATCCTCCCTAAACGTCATGCCAAAAGCAACCTTGGAGAAGCTACCCAATGACGGAACGCACATGAAGCCAAGTTCTATGATTGTGAGAGCCTTTGATGGTAGTAAGAGGGAAGTGATGGGAGAGGTAGAACTACCAGTCCAAGTCGGTCCGTGTGTCTTTCAAGTGACATTCCAAGTCATGGACATCCTCCTGGCCTATAGTTGTCTGTTGGGTCGCCCATGGATCCATTCTGCAGGGGTTGTGCCTCCTACACTACATCAAAAGTTGAAGTATGTTATGGGAGACAAGCTGGTGATAGTGGCAGGAGAGGAGGATTTCTTGGTGAGCGGACCATCATCCTCCCGTTATATTGAAGCAGCCGAGGAAGCTCTCGAGACAGCTTTCCAATCTCTGGAGATCGTGGGAAACACCTATGTAGAGCCATTTGTGGTCAACCCGCATCTGTCGCGTGCTTCTATCATGATGGCCAAAGTCATGCTAAAAGAAGGTTACATGCATGGGAAAGGTTTGGGCAAGTGTGGACAGGGGCGAGCATTCCCTCTGGAGGTCGTCGAGAACAAGAATAGGTATGGCCTGGGATACAAGCCCACCAAGGAGGATAGGAGAAGACTGataaaagaaaggagagaacGCAGTCTGGCTCGGGTGGAAAGACGGGAGCCTAAAGTGGGAAGAATTCATATCTGTGACCTCAAGGAGAGCTTTCGCAGCGCTGGTTGGGTTAACGCTGGCCACATAGCAGCTGTGGGAGATGAAGATGGATTGGAAGGCTCTAGTTTTGTGTGGGCCTGCTCCCCGGGTGCACAACTCGACAACTGGAAGATGCTGGATTTGCCCGTGATGCTTAATTTGAATAAGATgtaa
- the LOC128193371 gene encoding uncharacterized protein LOC128193371, protein MEAEVKENLRVLLREFRDVFAWSYNDMSGLDTDIVQHKLPLKPECPPVKQKLRRMKPKMSLKIKEEVQKQFDAGFLAVARYPKWVENIVPVPKKDGKVRMCVDYRDLNRASPKDNFPLPHIDSLVDNAAKYSLFSFMDGFSGYNQIKMAPEDMEKTTFITLWGTFCYKVMSFGLKNAGATYQRAMVALFHDMMHKEIEVYVDDMIAKSESEEEHVLNLRKLFERLRKYKLRLNPAKCTFGVKSGRLLGFIVSQRGIEVDPDKVRAIMEMPAPKTEKEVRGFLGRLNYIARFISQLTATCEPLFKLLRKNQAVVWNEDCQAAFERVKQYLQDPPVLRPPEPGRPLILYLTVLDKSMGCVLGQHDEDGKREHAIYYLSKKFTDCERRYSSLERTCCALAWAAHRLRQYMLSHSTWLISKMDPIKYIFEKSALTGRIARWQMLLSEYDIVYVIQKSVKGSALAEYLAHQPLCDYQPMRPEFPDEDIMALFQGSKEDRNEKAWTVLFDGASNVMGHGIGAVLISPERQYIPMTTRLCFSCTNNIAEYEAYAMGIRAAIESKAKVLDVYGDSALVIHQLKGEWETRDTKLIPYQAYIRGLMEYFDSVTFNHIPREDNQLADSLATLSSMFEVDQDAELPRIKMKSHAEPSYCHFIEEELDGKPWYFDIKRYLKTREYPEDASENDKRALRRLAGSFILSGNVLYKRNHDMVLLRCVDAKEAELLLKEVHEGTFGTHMNEHSMARKILRAGYFWLTMENDCCIHVRKCERCQIYADNINVPPTTLNVLSAPWPFSMWGIDVIGTIEPKASNGHRFILVAIDYFTKWVEAASYANVTRKVVMMAELCEEFKIHHHNSSPYRPKMNGAVEAANKNIKKIV, encoded by the exons ATGGAAGCAGAAGTGAAAGAAAATTTGCGTGTCTTATTGAGAGAGTTCAGGGATGTGTTTGCTTGGTCTTACAATGACATGTCAGGCCTCGATACAGATATTGTACAACACAAGCTCCCACTCAAACCGGAATGTCCACCGGTAAAGCAAAAGCTAAGGAGAATGAAACCAAAAATGTCCTTAAAGATCAAGGAGGAGGTACAGAAGCAATTCGATGCAGGGTTTCTAGCAGTGGCGAGATACCCAAAATGGGTAGAAAACATTGTACCGGTGCCTAAGAAGGATGGTAAAGTTCGGATGTGTGTCGATTATCGAGATTTGAATCGTGCAAGCCCAAAGGATAATTTCCCATTACCACACATTGACAGCCTAGTTGATAATGCAGCCAAGTATTCACTGTTTTCGTTCATGGATGGTTTTTCGGGGTATAACCAGATCAAGATGGCCCCAGAAGATATGGAAAAGACGACTTTTATTACATTATGGGGCACATTTTGTTATAAGGTGATGTCTTTTGGACTCAAGAATGCTGGGGCAACATATCAAAGGGCGATGGTGGCACTTTTCCATGACATGATGCACAAGGAGATTGAAGTTTATGTGGACGACATGATCGCGAAGTCCGAATCAGAAGAAGAACACGTCCTCAACTTGAGAAAGTTATTCGAGAGATTGAGGAAGTATAAGCTTAGGCTGAATCCCGCCAAATGTACATTTGGAGTGAAATCCGGGAGATTGTTGGGCTTTATTGTCAGCCAGAGGGGGATAGAGGTGGATCCAGACAAAGTGCGAGCAATAATGGAAATGCCTGCGCCTAAAACGGAAAAAGAAGTCCGAGGGTTTTTGGGTAGATTGAATTACATCGCTAGATTCATCTCCCAATTAACTGCTACTTGTGAACCACTGTTCAAGTTGTTACGAAAGAATCAGGCTGTGGTGTGGAATGAGGATTGCCAGGCCGCTTTTGAGAGAGTCAAACAATACTTACAGGACCCTCCTGTATTACGTCCACCAGAACCAGGAAGGCCACTCATTTTGTATTTGACCGTATTGGACAAGTCAATGGGTTGCGTATTGGGTCAGCATGATGAGGATGGCAAAAGAGAGCATGCTATATATTACTTGAGCAAGAAGTTCACAGACTGCGAACGACGATATTCATCGTTAGAGCGGACTTGCTGCGCATTGGCATGGGCAGCTCATCGTTTAAGGCAATACATGTTGAGTCATTCCACATGGTTGATATCCAAGATGGATCCTATCaagtatatttttgaaaagtcTGCTCTTACTGGAAGGATAGCTCGATGGCAGATGTTATTGTCAGAATACGACATCGTATATGTCATTCAGAAATCTGTCAAGGGTAGCGCACTAGCAGAATACCTGGCTCATCAACCCCTTTGTGATTATCAACCAATGCGACCTGAATTTCCTGATGAGGATATCATGGCTTTATTCCAAGGGAGCAAAGAAGACCGAAACGAAAAAGCATGGACAGTGTTATTCGACGGAGCCTCGAATGTGATGGGACACGGAATAGGGGCCGTGCTTATCTCCCCAGAGCGTCAGTATATACCAATGACGACAAGGTTGTGTTTTAGCTGCACAAATAACATCGCTGAATATGAAGCCTATGCCATGGGTATTCGAGCAGCAATTGAATCAAAGGCAAAAGTTCTGGATGTGTATGGAGATTCAGCTTTGGTCATCCACCAATTGAAAGGAGAATGGGAAACTAGGGATACAAAATTAATTCCCTACCAAGCTTACATCAGGGGATTAATGGAGTATTTCGATTCCGTCACATTTAACCATATACCGCGAGAAGATAATCAATTAGCAGACTCACTGGCTACCTTGTCGTCAATGTTTGAGGTTGATCAAGATGCAGAATTACCGAGAATCAAAATGAAAAGCCATGCAGAGCCATCATATTGCCACTTCATCGAGGAGGAGTTAGACGGTAAACCTTGGTACTTTGATATCAAGCGTTATCTTAAAACTCGAGAATACCCTGAGGATGCGTCTGAAAACGATAAAAGAGCGCTAAGAAGGTTGGCCGGCAGTTTCATCTTAAGTGGGAATGTTTTATACAAGAGAAACCATGACATGGTTCTCCTTAGATGTGTGGATGCAAAGGAAGCCGAGTTGCTACTGAAAGAAGTGCACGAAGGTACATTTGGTACACACATGAATGAACATTCGATGGCTAGGAAGATCTTAAGAGCTGGTTACTTCTGGTTGACCATGGAAAACGATTGTTGCATACACGTGAGAAAGTGTGAAAGATGTCAGATATATGCAGATAATATCAATGTGCCACCCACGACTCTGAACGTGTTGTCTGCACCATGGCCATTTTCGATGTGGGGAATAGATGTCATCGGAACTATAGAACCAAAGGCGTCAAATGGACATCGCTTCATACTAGTCGCAATCGACTATTTCACCAAGTGGGTTGAAGCTGCTTCATATGCCAACGTGACTAGAAAGGTTGTG ATGATGGCGGAGTTATGTGAGGAATTCAAAATTCATCACCATAATTCCTCTCCTTATCGTCCAAAGATGAATGGGGCAGTAGAGGCTGCTAACAAGAACATCAAGAAGATTGTGTAG